Proteins encoded by one window of Mesorhizobium sp. INR15:
- a CDS encoding Mrp/NBP35 family ATP-binding protein, translating to MPVTKEIVTKEIVTERLKTVNGPDFTSNIVDLGMVSEIFIADGKVFFSITVPAARAQEMEPLRAAAERVVKAIPGVTGAVVALTAEKKGGGMEAPVPSRPVPRPAPPAPPAAPRAAAHAPAPHAPASHSQGKRGVPGIEAIIAVASGKGGVGKSTTAVNIALGLAANGLRVGVLDADIYGPSMPRLLNIHGRPETVDGKILKPMQNYGLKVMSMGFLVDEETPMIWRGPMVMSALTQMLREVEWGPLDVLVVDMPPGTGDAQLTMAQQVPLAGAVIVSTPQDLALIDARKGLNMFKKVDVPLLGIVENMSYFVAPDTGKRYDIFGHGGARREAERLEVTFLGEVPLEMGIRESSDAGTPVVVSKPDGAEAKIYRDIAGKVWDRVNEERAAAAAAVPNIVFE from the coding sequence ATGCCTGTCACCAAAGAAATCGTCACCAAGGAAATCGTCACCGAGCGTCTGAAAACGGTCAACGGACCGGATTTCACCAGCAATATCGTCGACCTCGGCATGGTCTCGGAGATTTTCATTGCCGACGGCAAGGTTTTCTTCTCGATTACCGTTCCTGCCGCCCGCGCCCAGGAGATGGAGCCGCTGCGTGCCGCTGCCGAGCGCGTCGTCAAGGCGATACCCGGTGTCACCGGCGCGGTCGTTGCGCTGACCGCTGAGAAAAAGGGCGGCGGCATGGAAGCGCCGGTTCCGTCGCGCCCGGTTCCAAGGCCCGCGCCGCCGGCTCCGCCCGCCGCGCCACGCGCTGCCGCACATGCACCCGCTCCGCATGCTCCTGCCTCGCACAGCCAGGGCAAGCGCGGCGTACCGGGCATCGAGGCGATCATCGCCGTCGCTTCCGGCAAGGGCGGCGTCGGCAAGTCGACCACCGCCGTCAACATCGCGCTTGGCCTCGCCGCTAACGGCTTGCGGGTCGGCGTGCTTGACGCCGACATCTACGGTCCCTCCATGCCACGGCTCCTGAACATCCATGGCCGGCCCGAGACCGTCGATGGCAAGATCTTGAAACCCATGCAGAATTACGGCCTCAAGGTGATGTCGATGGGCTTCCTCGTCGATGAGGAGACGCCGATGATCTGGCGCGGACCCATGGTCATGTCGGCGCTGACGCAGATGTTGCGCGAGGTCGAATGGGGTCCGCTCGACGTGCTCGTCGTCGACATGCCGCCCGGCACCGGCGACGCACAATTGACCATGGCCCAGCAAGTGCCATTGGCCGGCGCGGTTATTGTCTCAACGCCGCAGGATCTCGCCCTGATCGATGCGCGCAAGGGCCTCAACATGTTCAAGAAAGTCGATGTGCCGCTGCTCGGCATTGTCGAGAACATGAGCTATTTCGTCGCTCCCGACACCGGCAAACGTTATGACATTTTCGGTCATGGCGGCGCCCGCCGCGAAGCCGAGCGTCTCGAAGTGACCTTTCTAGGCGAAGTGCCGCTCGAAATGGGTATCCGCGAAAGCTCGGACGCCGGCACGCCGGTGGTCGTTTCGAAGCCCGATGGCGCCGAAGCCAAAATCTATCGGGATATCGCCGGAAAGGTCTGGGACCGGGTCAATGAAGAGCGCGCCGCCGCCGCAGCCGCCGTGCCGAACATTGTTTTCGAGTAG
- a CDS encoding carbon monoxide dehydrogenase subunit G, with protein sequence MALVIEGEERIAAPIQKVWEALNDPAVLKATIPGCQSLERKSPTEMAATVVVKIGPIKATFNGEVTLKNLNPPNSYTIQGEGKGGIAGFAKGGADVTLTSDGPDATILRYAAKADVGGKIAQLGSRLIESTSKKLAGQFFSTFGEKVGAA encoded by the coding sequence ATGGCTTTGGTGATCGAAGGCGAGGAACGCATCGCGGCTCCCATCCAGAAGGTGTGGGAAGCGCTGAACGATCCGGCGGTGCTGAAGGCCACCATTCCCGGCTGCCAGAGTCTCGAGAGGAAGTCGCCGACCGAGATGGCGGCGACCGTTGTGGTGAAGATCGGGCCAATCAAGGCGACATTCAATGGCGAGGTGACGTTGAAGAACCTCAATCCGCCCAATTCCTACACCATCCAAGGTGAAGGCAAGGGTGGCATCGCCGGCTTTGCCAAGGGCGGCGCCGACGTGACGCTGACATCAGACGGGCCGGATGCGACGATCCTCAGATATGCCGCGAAGGCCGATGTCGGCGGCAAGATCGCCCAGTTGGGCAGCCGGCTGATCGAATCAACCTCGAAGAAGCTCGCCGGCCAGTTCTTCTCGACCTTTGGCGAGAAGGTTGGCGCGGCGTAA
- a CDS encoding formate dehydrogenase subunit gamma, giving the protein MTMQPASTEIASRTAAIIQELKGLEGPLLPILHEIQEEFGHVPQDSLPVIAEALNISRAEVHGVVTFYHDYRSHPAGRHVLKVCQAEACQSMGSDAVAAKLKQLLGIGFHETTRDGAVTLEPVYCLGLCACAPSAMLDGEVIGRLDDEKLDEIIAEVRS; this is encoded by the coding sequence ATGACAATGCAGCCTGCAAGTACCGAGATCGCGTCGCGCACGGCGGCGATCATTCAGGAGCTGAAAGGCCTCGAAGGGCCGCTGCTGCCCATACTCCATGAGATCCAGGAAGAGTTCGGCCATGTGCCGCAAGACTCCTTGCCGGTGATTGCCGAAGCGCTGAACATTTCGAGGGCCGAAGTGCATGGCGTGGTCACCTTTTATCACGACTACCGCAGCCATCCAGCCGGGCGACACGTGCTGAAAGTCTGTCAGGCCGAGGCCTGCCAGTCGATGGGCTCGGATGCCGTGGCGGCCAAGCTGAAGCAACTGCTGGGCATCGGCTTTCACGAAACCACCCGCGACGGCGCGGTGACACTGGAGCCGGTCTATTGCCTCGGCCTTTGCGCCTGCGCGCCATCGGCGATGCTCGACGGCGAAGTGATCGGGCGGCTCGACGACGAGAAGCTCGACGAAATCATTGCCGAGGTGCGCTCATGA
- a CDS encoding IlvD/Edd family dehydratase encodes MAGAPTRKKKFRSQEWFDNPDNPGMTALYLERYLNYGLTRAELMSGKPLIGIAQTGSDLSPCNRHHIELAKRVREGIVSMGGIPFEFPCHPIQETGKRPTAALDRNLAYLSLVEVLYGYPLDGVVLTIGCDKTTPALLMAAATVNIPAIALSVGPMLNGWHKGKRTGSGTIVWESRQRLSAGEIGYEEFMDIVASSAPSTGYCNTMGTATTMNSLAEALGMQLPGSAAIPAPYRERGQISYETGKRIVEMVHEDLKPSDIMTRKAFENAIVVNSAIGGSTNAPIHLNAIARHLGVPLDNDDWQKIGHKVPLIVNLQPSGEYLGEDYHHAGGVPAVVAELMKAGLLPYPEAMTVNGKSMGDNCRDAVNENTDVIRTVAEPLKANAGFINLRGNLFDSAIMKTSGISPEFRERYLSNPKDPEAFEGNAMVFDGPEDYHARIDDPAQGIDEHTILFMRGAGPIGYPGGAEVVNMQPPAYLIKKGIHALACIGDGRQSGTSGSPSILNASPEAAIGGGLALLKTGDRVRIDLRKGTADILVTDDEITRRRAELQNDGGYHYPKHQTPWQEIQRGMVAQFSEGMVLKPAVKYQDVAHTSGVPRDNH; translated from the coding sequence ATGGCAGGCGCCCCCACCAGAAAGAAAAAATTCCGCTCGCAGGAGTGGTTCGACAATCCCGACAATCCGGGAATGACGGCGCTTTATCTCGAGCGTTACCTCAATTACGGGCTGACGCGCGCCGAGTTGATGTCGGGCAAGCCGCTGATCGGCATTGCCCAGACGGGGTCGGATCTTTCGCCATGCAACCGCCATCACATCGAACTCGCCAAGCGGGTGCGTGAGGGCATTGTGTCGATGGGCGGCATTCCATTCGAGTTCCCATGCCATCCGATCCAGGAAACCGGCAAGCGCCCGACCGCGGCACTTGACCGCAACCTCGCTTATCTCAGCCTGGTCGAGGTACTCTACGGCTATCCGCTCGATGGCGTCGTGCTGACCATCGGCTGCGACAAGACCACGCCGGCGCTGCTGATGGCCGCCGCCACCGTCAACATTCCCGCCATCGCCCTGTCGGTCGGCCCGATGCTCAATGGCTGGCACAAGGGCAAGCGCACCGGTTCCGGCACCATCGTCTGGGAATCGCGCCAGCGCCTCTCGGCCGGCGAGATCGGCTATGAAGAGTTCATGGACATCGTCGCGTCCTCGGCGCCGTCGACCGGCTATTGCAACACCATGGGCACCGCCACCACGATGAATTCGCTGGCCGAAGCGCTCGGCATGCAACTGCCCGGTTCCGCCGCCATTCCAGCACCCTATCGCGAGCGCGGCCAGATTTCCTACGAGACGGGCAAGCGAATCGTCGAGATGGTGCATGAGGACCTGAAGCCGTCCGACATCATGACCCGCAAGGCTTTCGAGAACGCCATCGTCGTCAATTCAGCCATTGGCGGTTCGACCAACGCACCGATCCATCTCAACGCCATCGCCCGCCATCTCGGCGTGCCGCTCGACAACGACGACTGGCAGAAGATCGGCCACAAGGTGCCGCTCATCGTCAACCTGCAGCCGTCGGGCGAATACCTCGGCGAGGACTACCACCATGCCGGCGGCGTGCCAGCTGTCGTGGCGGAACTGATGAAGGCAGGCTTGCTGCCCTATCCCGAAGCCATGACCGTCAATGGCAAGTCGATGGGCGACAATTGCCGCGATGCCGTCAATGAAAACACCGACGTCATCCGCACCGTCGCCGAGCCGCTGAAGGCCAATGCCGGCTTCATCAATCTCCGGGGCAACCTGTTTGATTCCGCGATCATGAAGACCAGCGGCATCTCGCCGGAATTCCGCGAGCGCTATCTGTCCAATCCGAAAGACCCCGAGGCTTTCGAAGGTAATGCCATGGTCTTCGACGGGCCTGAGGACTACCACGCCCGCATCGACGATCCCGCGCAAGGCATCGACGAACACACGATCCTGTTCATGCGCGGCGCCGGCCCGATCGGCTATCCCGGCGGTGCCGAGGTGGTCAACATGCAGCCGCCGGCCTACCTGATCAAGAAGGGCATCCATGCACTGGCCTGCATTGGTGACGGCCGCCAGTCAGGCACGTCAGGCTCGCCATCGATCCTCAATGCTTCGCCCGAAGCCGCTATTGGTGGTGGATTGGCATTGCTCAAGACAGGCGATCGCGTCCGCATCGATCTGCGCAAGGGCACCGCCGACATCCTTGTCACCGATGACGAGATTACGCGGCGCCGCGCCGAACTGCAGAATGATGGCGGCTATCACTATCCAAAGCATCAGACGCCCTGGCAGGAGATCCAGCGCGGCATGGTCGCCCAGTTCTCGGAGGGCATGGTGCTGAAACCGGCGGTGAAGTACCAGGACGTGGCGCATACCAGCGGTGTTCCAAGGGACAATCACTGA
- a CDS encoding LysR family transcriptional regulator: protein MIDKLEFFIALAREEHFGRAAEVCGVTQPTLSAGIKQLEGQLGVMLVLRGSRFQGLTPEGKQVLVWARRIVGDTRTMREEMRAARHGLSGRIRIAAIPTALAMLPRLTTPFREKHPGVTFSVLSRTSIEVLSLLGNFDIDAGITYLDNEPLGRVTSVPLYDERYQLITAMGNPYSDRDKVTWAELSSLPLCLLTPDMQNRRIIDQHLAEAGVQVRPTLESNSMIVLFSHIRTGKWSSIMPLNLAETFGFSEPIRAIPIVEPDASHTVGLVAAPREPHTPLVSALLDEAMALADDFHAHR, encoded by the coding sequence ATGATCGACAAGCTCGAATTCTTCATCGCACTGGCCAGGGAAGAGCATTTCGGCCGGGCGGCCGAAGTGTGCGGCGTGACGCAGCCAACGCTGTCAGCAGGCATCAAGCAGTTGGAGGGCCAGCTCGGTGTCATGCTGGTTCTGCGCGGCTCGCGCTTCCAGGGGCTGACGCCCGAGGGCAAGCAGGTGCTTGTGTGGGCACGCCGCATCGTCGGCGACACCAGGACGATGCGCGAGGAGATGCGCGCGGCGCGCCACGGCCTTTCCGGCCGCATCCGCATCGCCGCCATTCCGACGGCGCTCGCCATGCTGCCGCGCCTGACGACACCGTTTCGCGAAAAGCACCCCGGCGTCACGTTCTCGGTTCTGTCGCGCACCTCGATCGAGGTGTTGTCGCTGCTCGGCAATTTCGACATCGATGCCGGCATAACTTATCTCGACAACGAGCCGCTCGGGCGGGTGACCAGCGTGCCGCTCTATGACGAGCGCTACCAGTTGATCACCGCCATGGGAAATCCCTATTCCGATCGCGACAAAGTGACATGGGCCGAGCTCAGCAGCCTGCCGCTCTGCCTGTTGACGCCGGATATGCAGAATCGCCGCATCATCGACCAGCATCTGGCCGAGGCCGGCGTGCAGGTGCGGCCGACGCTGGAATCCAATTCGATGATCGTGCTGTTTTCGCACATCCGGACCGGCAAATGGTCGTCGATCATGCCGCTTAACCTCGCGGAAACCTTCGGCTTTTCCGAACCAATCCGCGCCATTCCGATCGTCGAGCCGGATGCCAGCCACACGGTCGGCCTGGTGGCGGCACCGCGCGAGCCGCACACGCCGCTCGTTTCGGCGCTGCTGGACGAGGCAATGGCGCTGGCGGACGATTTCCACGCTCATCGCTAG
- a CDS encoding helix-turn-helix transcriptional regulator — translation MPTDHLSKTFATLADPTRRAILARLTLGEATVNELAAPFDMSLPAVSKHLKVLENAGLITRGREAQWRPCRLEAGPLKDVAGWLEHYRQFWEGSFDRMADYLKEIQSKGDPDGRKN, via the coding sequence ATGCCGACAGACCACCTTTCCAAGACTTTCGCCACGCTGGCCGATCCCACTCGGCGCGCCATATTGGCAAGACTTACGTTAGGCGAAGCGACAGTGAACGAGCTGGCGGCGCCTTTCGACATGAGCCTGCCGGCTGTCTCCAAGCACCTCAAGGTGCTGGAAAATGCCGGCCTCATCACGCGCGGCCGCGAGGCGCAGTGGCGGCCATGCCGGCTCGAAGCCGGCCCGCTCAAGGATGTGGCCGGTTGGCTGGAGCACTATCGTCAGTTCTGGGAAGGCAGCTTCGACCGCATGGCCGACTATCTCAAGGAAATCCAGAGCAAGGGCGACCCGGATGGGCGCAAGAACTGA